One Malus domestica chromosome 11, GDT2T_hap1 genomic region harbors:
- the LOC103422612 gene encoding phosphatidylinositol/phosphatidylcholine transfer protein SFH1-like: MGVANQEAIKQFRLLMEEVDEPLKNTFENVHQGYPNETLMRFLKARDMNVGKAHKMLLDCLQWRMDSEIDNILAKPIIPTDLYRAVRDSQLVGLSGYSKEGLPVIAVGVGQSTFDKASVNYYVQSHIQMNEYRDRVVLPSATKKYGQYIGTCVKVLDMTGLRLSALNQIKLLTVISTIDDLNYPEKTDTYYIVNVPYIFSACWKVVKPLLQERTRKKIQVLQGCGRDELLKIMDYASLPHFCRKEGSGSSRHSDNGRTNNCFSLDHPFHQELYNFVKQQAVLRESIAPIKQGSFHVNFPEAAPEGAEIARKIESEFHKFGNQNQNGLTKSLSGLRVHGA, encoded by the exons ATGGGTGTTGCCAATCAAGAGGCTATCAAGCAGTTTCGATTGTTAATGGAAGAAG TTGATGAGCCACTGAAGAATACATTTGAG AATGTACACCAAGGGTATCCAAATGAGACATTAATGCGTTTTCTTAAAGCTCGGGACATGAATGTTGGAAAAGCCCACAAAATG TTGCTTGATTGTTTACAATGGAGGATGGACAGCGAAATCGACAATATATTGGCG AAACCAATCATCCCAACTGATTTGTACAGAGCAGTGCGAGATTCTCAGCTTGTGGGGTTGTCAGGTTACTCAAAAGAG GGTCTTCCTGTCATTGCTGTTGGTGTCGGGCAAAGCACATTTGACAAAGCTTCT GTAAATTACTATGTCCAGTCTCACATCCAAATGAACGAGTATAGAGATCGTGTTGTGTTG CCTTCTGCAACGAAGAAGTATGGACAATATATTGGGACGTGTGTGAAGGTTTTGGATATGACTGGTTTAAGGCTCTCAGCACTTAACCAGATAAAG CTATTGACTGTTATCTCTACAATAGACGACTTAAACTATCCAGAGAAGACGGATACATACTATATTGTCAATGTGCCATACATATTTTCGGCATGTTGGAAG GTGGTAAAGCCTCTTTTGCAAGAAAGAACAAGGAAGAAAATCCAGGTTCTTCAGGGTTGTGGCAGAGACGAATTACTGAAA ATCATGGATTATGCATCCCTCCCACATTTTTGTAGAAAAGAGGGATCCGGGTCATCTCGGCATTCTGACAACGGACGCACTAACAATTGTTTCTCCTTGGACCATCCATTCCATCAAGAGCTCTACAATTTCGTCAAGCAACAAGCCGTCTTGAGGGAGTCCATTGCACCAATCAAGCAGGGATCCTTCCATGTTAATTTCCCGGAAGCTGCCCCAGAAGGCGCCGAGATTGCAAGGAAAATAGAATCTGAATTCCACAAGTTcggaaatcaaaatcaaaatggtctcaccaagtcactaagtggccTAAGAGTTCATGGTGCCTGA